The proteins below are encoded in one region of Takifugu rubripes chromosome 1, fTakRub1.2, whole genome shotgun sequence:
- the fbxw10 gene encoding F-box/WD repeat-containing protein 10, with the protein MNSVNDSGAPAERCSTLCGMCPACVFGPEPPDSDRCLWTVKDDLRRKFIVGLILRCTSVKVLQTIQEALRFTSWTLFNHVRSEIPSCIDVRLARTRTRASDGEPLGLDVNKIFDWFTSSSDTTKSRFILRLFSLCDSELLRMAANLTNVLLARQQQGLTHIDVSSQSTNQPEQSNDEDSENPALMVVPGSSKSMSGVSPYCDYISCLPGHLSKRILGLLDRQTLRNCQKICRTWWCLAQETMAERKLRRGIEEQIKAALKKYTRAKTVNPTYASFVEVPVPLKDEEDVERCDQQADIFKSAYAKIPTKLQRLEERNVYCGTYFTTVLLKREDPSRVVDYRTGPLMAVGSKVPVLHLFYVTSELKELKVLKGHAGSIRAVLICEDRDLVITGSFDSSIRCWDWKADKCVASLYGHSGAVNCLDLHGDKIVSGAKDHLVKVWSLETGKHVEKCDFKHPAPVQCVRINATTVYSSCARGLVKVWDLESRALIRVIDAHRNSVRCLFLDDLHLFSADVDGQAMAWSLSSDVKQCLMTFKHPKEVKSLTLVFLRVLTGCTDGKIRVFNFLTGECLKAITVEAENVGILSVHFHDNGILVNSKTRITHLQFAKVFWNYAAEGSQADAVAKPAGSLGKLSDPLEKLVPPRKKMDGRNVKKSDKSKQLHQSLTLPSSAKQAQDKGGSDEPSLLLSERASNERVKKRVPHHPLT; encoded by the exons ATGAATTCGGTAAATGACAGTGGAGCTCCAGCGGAGCGCTGCTCCACACTGTGTGGGATGTGTCCGGCCTGCGTCTTtggaccagaaccaccagatTCCGATCGCTGTTTGTGGACGGTTAAAGATGATCTCAGAAGGAAGTTCATCGTGGGTCTGATTTTACGATGCACCAGTGTCAAGGTTCTTCAGACCATCCAGGAGGCGCTGAGATTCACCTCATGGACTTTATTCAATCACGTCCGGTCAGAGATCCCGTCTTGCATTGACGTCAGGCTCGCCAGGACGAGGACCAGGGCGTCGGATGGGGAACCGCTGGGCCTGGACGTGAATAAGATCTTTGACTGGTTCACCAGCAGCTCCGACACGACGAAATCACGCTTCATTCTCCGCCTCTTTTCATTATGCGACTCGGAACTTTTACGAATGGCGGCCAACCTGACCAACGTCCTTCTGGCCAGACAACAACAAGGGCTCACGCACATAGATG taAGTAGTCAGAGTACCAATCAACCTGAGCAGAGCAACGATGAAGACTCAGAGAACCCTGCTCTGATGGTGGTCCCTGGGTCCTCAAAGTCCATGTCTGGAGTCAGCCCATACTGTGACTATATTAGCTGCTTACCTGGCCATCTGTCGAAGAGGATATTAG GCCTGCTGGATAGGCAAACCTTGAGAAACTGCCAGAAGATTTGTCGAACGTGGTGGTGCCTTGCACAGGAAACCATGGCCGAACGCAAGCTCAGACGAGGTATCGAGGAGCAAATTAAAGCAGCGTTGAAG AAATATACCAGGGCGAAGACTGTCAATCCTACCTATGCTAGCTTTGTTGAAGTCCCCGTACCTTTAAAGGATGAGGAGGACGTGGAACGCTGCGACCAACAG GCGGACATTTTCAAAAGTGCTTATGCCAAAATTCCCACCAAGCTGCAGCGACTGGAGGAGCGGAATGTGTATTGCGGTACATATTTCACCACAGTGCTGCTGAAGAG GGAAGACCCCTCTCGAGTGGTGGACTACAGAACCGGACCCCTAATGGCCGTGGGCTCCAAAGtacctgtgctccacctgtttTATGTGACGAGTGAACTTAAAGAGTTAAAAGTGCTGAAGGGTCACGCGGGCAGCATCCGGGCGGTGCTGATCTGTGAGGACCGAGACCTGGTGATTACGGGGAGCTTCGATTCAAGCATccg GTGCTGGGATTGGAAGGCAGACAAATGTGTGGCGTCACTGTATGGCCACAGCGGCGCTGTCAACTGCCTGGACCTCCACGGTGATAAAATCGTCTCCGGAGCTAAAGACCATCTGGTCAAAG TGTGGAGTCTCGAGACAGGAAAACATGTGGAGAAATGTGACTTCAAGCATCCCGCTCCGGTCCAGTGTGTGAGGATCAACGCTACGACCGTTTACAGCAGCTGTGCCCGGGGCCTGGTCAAGGTCTGGGACCTGGAGAGCAGGGCGCTGATCAGG GTGATCGACGCACACAGGAACTCCGTGAGGTGCCTGTTCCTGGACGATCTGCACTTGTTCTCCGCCGATGTGGACGGCCAGGCCATGGCCTGGAGCCTCTCCAGTGACGTGAAGCAGTGTCTCATGACCTTCAAACACCCAAA GGAGGTTAAATCTCTGACTCTGGTCTTCCTTCGCGTGCTGACCGGCTGCACGGATGGAAAGATTCGCGTGTTCAACTTCCTGACTGGGGAATGTCTGAAAGCGATCACGGTAGAGGCCGAAAATGTGGGAATACTGTCGGTGCACTTTCACGACAACGG GATTTTGGTGAACAGCAAAACCAGAATAACGCACCTCCAGTTTGCCAAAGTGTTCTGGAATTATGCAGCCGAAGGAAGCCAGGCTGACGCTGTGGCGAAACCCGCCGGTTCCCTCGGGAAACTCTCTGACCCCCTGGAGAAGTTGGTACCGCCCCGTAAAAAGATGGACGGGAGGAACGTCAAGAAGTCCGATAAATCCAAGCAGCTTCACCAGAGTCTCACCTTGCCATCATCTGCCAAACAGGCCCAGG ACAAGGGGGGCAGCGACGAGCCCTCGCTGCTCCTGAGTGAGAGGGCATCAAATGAGCGGGTAAAAAAGAGGGTGCCTCACCATCCTCTCACATGA
- the prdm9 gene encoding histone-lysine N-methyltransferase PRDM9 isoform X1: MSGTNNDVEWVETTEEVVITDDGSPSDNNLAVPVAVIADLESVKTPIQRLLDSVGQVDNFEADGGFYCEECLGLFQNQSISPDITGPSFILDFPASMGIPQRALLTLPYGLVIGRSSIPNAGVGVLNNGPVVSPGMHFGPYEGEVTAKENALTSHFSWEIYKGEDTYEYIDGVRESHSNWMRYVTCARNKEESNLLAVEYNSIVLFHCSRTINPGDELLVWPSSKLLAHFTDIWSQVWFSRANGTGSDSTPTAPVFLCPHCQLPFTTEAFLQRHIESLHPQTTSDSSTPPDDAAQMPGVDSAKSLVVLTIDPAGANTCDDCGKFFKQIPHLRRHKLCVHSNKRPYCCPQCRRSFSQASGLIRHQTVHRKQVAPKDTDVAEQNAGTNEEEDGVTPRTESEDAPEEGKEVSENKSLLGDVQLTGTVDTSAAEASLTWLDCSDCGKTFSSNASLRRHKVAVHERLRPYACAMCRKCFRQYSDLMRHLQHHQKQSQDGDNGELPPGTIADTQLSCEDCSLTFPSGDDLQQHLSEHHSEEIAVEPQDDVSGDPDFKLKPSGARSTESFQRHPAQRPQRLRARSRISAVTKLIAPKRRVVICKKPAAPAELEPTQSDASTPRRWFSCSRCNRTCADPAELEAHKCMLRQHKCGQCGATFMKPGFLKRHQQTVHEALANISCERCNKVFMTPGSLRQHQKSNACVKYHCASELFSCTFCQFSFTMKSYLLKHIKRHHPAERAAPGESDGAVEEEKGEGRHVCPHCGERCASAREFKAHPCFQQVKVLYLCTDCGKGFTNHYGLKQHQRVHTGEKPYTCPHCNKSFSYNGQLTVHLRTHTGEKPYLCTHCGESFRQSGDLKRHERKHTGVRPYSCSECCKSFSRPQSLKAHQMLHLGQKMFKCTQCGKSFSRSYHLRRHHQKMHS, translated from the exons ATGTCGGGTACAAATAACGACGTGGAGTGGGttgaaaccacagaagaagttGTTATAACCGACGATGGCTCCCCATCAGACAACAACCTGGCAG TTCCCGTTGCAGTGATAGCAGACCTGGAGTCGGTAAAAACACCCATCCAAAGGTTGTTGGACAGTGTGGGACAAGTGGATAACTTTGAGGCAGATGGTGGATTTT ATTGTGAAGAGTGTCTGGGTCTCTTCCAGAACCAGAGTATTTCTCCAGACATCACTGGTCCATCCTTCATTCTTGACTTTCCAGCTAGCATGGGCATCCCCCAGAGGGCCCTCCTCACTCTGCCCTATGGCCTGGTGATAGGTAGATCTAGTATTCCCAATGCAGGAGTTGGGGTTTTAAATAATGGCCCAGTAGTGTCTCCTGGAATGCACTTCGGACCATATGAAGGGGAAGTTACTGCAAAGGAAAATGCATTGACAAGTCATTTCTCCTGGGAG ATTTACAAAGGGGAGGACACATATGAGTACATTGACGGCGTGAGAGAATCACACTCAAACTGGATGAG ATATGTCACTTGTGCCCGTAACAAAGAAGAATCAAATTTGTTAGCAGTTGAATACAATAGCATCGTCTTGTTTCACTGCTCTCGCACCATAAACCCTGGGGATGAACTCCTGGTGTGGCCGAGCAGCAAACTTCTGGCCCATTTTACTGACATTTGGTCCCAAGTGTGGTTTAGTCGGGCGAATGGAACAG GGAGTGATTCAACCCCAACAGCTCCGGTCTTCCTGTGCCCCCACTGCCAGCTGCCCTTCACCACAGAGGCATTCCTTCAGCGGCACATCGAGAGCCTCCACCCTCAGACGACCTCGGACAGTTCCACACCCCCCGATGATGCGGCACAAATGCCTGGCGTTGACTCTGCTAAATCCCTGGTGGTGTTAACGATTGACCCTGCCGGCGCCAACACCTGTGATGACTGCGGCAAGTTTTTCAAGCAGattcctcacctcaggagacaCAAGCTGTGTGTGCACTCCAACAAACGGCCCTACTGCTGCCCCCAGTGCAGGCGGAGTTTCAGCCAGGCGTCTGGCTTGATCAGACACCAGACGGTtcacaggaagcaggtggcacCCAAAGACACAGATGTAGCAGAGCAAAACGCAGGAACCAATGAAGAGGAGGACGGCGTGACACCGAGGACAGAAAGTGAGGATGCACCCGAGGAAGGAAAAGAGGTCAGTGAGAACAAGAGTCTACTTGGAGACGTACAGTTAACTGGCACGGTGGACacttcagcagcagaagcatCATTGACGTGGTTGGATTGCTCAGACTGTGGTAAGACCTTCAGCAGTAACGCGTCCCTCAGGAGGCACAAGGTGGCCGTGCACGAGAGGTTACGGCCGTACGCCTGCGCCATGTGTCGCAAGTGCTTCAGGCAATACAGCGACCTGATGAGACATTTGCAACATCACCAAAAGCAAAGCCAAGATGGAGACAACGGAGAGCTGCCTCCTGGGACCATAGCCGACACACAGCTTAGCTGCGAGGATTGTTCACTCACGTTTCCTTCTGGAGatgatctgcagcagcacctcagTGAGCATCACTCCGAGGAGATCGCGGTGGAGCCGCAGGATGACGTGAGCGGCGATCCAGACTTTAAGCTGAAGCCCTCCGGTGCGAGATCCACCGAATCCTTCCAAAGACACCCTGCACAGCGGCCACAGAGGCTCCGAGCCCGGTCTAGAATTTCCGCCGTAACCAAGCTCATCGCTCCAAAGCGGAGGGTGGTCATCTGCAAAAAGCCCGCTGCTCCAGCTGAGCTCGAACCCACGCAGTCGGACGCGTCCACCCCGAGAAGGTGGTtcagctgcagccgctgcaaTCGAACGTGTGCGGACCCGGCCGAGCTGGAAGCCCACAAGTGCATGTTGAGACAGCACAAGTGCGGCCAGTGCGGGGCGACCTTCATGAAACCGGGCTTCCTGAAGCGACACCAGCAGACCGTGCACGAGGCTCTGGCCAACATCAGCTGCGAGCGCTGCAACAAAGTCTTCATGACGCCGGGCAGCCTCAGGCAGCATCAGAAGAGCAACGCCTGCGTCAAGTACCACTGCGCGTCCGAGCTCTTCTCCTGCACCTTCTGTCAGTTCTCCTTCACCATGAAGAGCTACCTGCTCAAGCACATCAAGAGGCACCACCCCGCCGAGCGCGCGGCGCCCGGCGAGTCCGACGGCGCcgtggaggaagagaagggggaaGGCCGGCACGTGTGCCCCCACTGCGGCGAGCGCTGCGCAAGCGCCAGAGAGTTCAAGGCTCACCCGTGCTTCCAGCAGGTGAAGGTGCTCTACCTGTGCACGGACTGCGGCAAAGGATTCACAAACCATTACGGCCTGAAGCAGCACCAGCGCGTGCACACGGGCGAGAAGCCGTACACGTGCCCCCACTGCAACAAAAGCTTCTCGTATAACGGCCAGCTCACCGTGCACCTGAGGACTCACACGGGGGAGAAGCCCTACCTGTGCACCCACTGTGGGGAGAGCTTTCGCCAGTCCGGAGACCTGAAGCGGCACGAGAGGAAGCACACGGGGGTGAGGCCCTACAGCTGCTCCGAGTGTTGCAAGAGCTTCAGCCGGCCGCAGAGCCTGAAAGCCCACCAGATGCTCCACCTGGGgcagaaaatgtttaaatgcaCCCAGTGTGGGAAGAGCTTTTCCCGCAGCTACCACCTCAGGAGGCACCATCAGAAGATGCACTCGTAG
- the prdm9 gene encoding histone-lysine N-methyltransferase PRDM9 isoform X2 codes for MSGTNNDVEWVETTEEVVITDDGSPSDNNLAVIADLESVKTPIQRLLDSVGQVDNFEADGGFYCEECLGLFQNQSISPDITGPSFILDFPASMGIPQRALLTLPYGLVIGRSSIPNAGVGVLNNGPVVSPGMHFGPYEGEVTAKENALTSHFSWEIYKGEDTYEYIDGVRESHSNWMRYVTCARNKEESNLLAVEYNSIVLFHCSRTINPGDELLVWPSSKLLAHFTDIWSQVWFSRANGTGSDSTPTAPVFLCPHCQLPFTTEAFLQRHIESLHPQTTSDSSTPPDDAAQMPGVDSAKSLVVLTIDPAGANTCDDCGKFFKQIPHLRRHKLCVHSNKRPYCCPQCRRSFSQASGLIRHQTVHRKQVAPKDTDVAEQNAGTNEEEDGVTPRTESEDAPEEGKEVSENKSLLGDVQLTGTVDTSAAEASLTWLDCSDCGKTFSSNASLRRHKVAVHERLRPYACAMCRKCFRQYSDLMRHLQHHQKQSQDGDNGELPPGTIADTQLSCEDCSLTFPSGDDLQQHLSEHHSEEIAVEPQDDVSGDPDFKLKPSGARSTESFQRHPAQRPQRLRARSRISAVTKLIAPKRRVVICKKPAAPAELEPTQSDASTPRRWFSCSRCNRTCADPAELEAHKCMLRQHKCGQCGATFMKPGFLKRHQQTVHEALANISCERCNKVFMTPGSLRQHQKSNACVKYHCASELFSCTFCQFSFTMKSYLLKHIKRHHPAERAAPGESDGAVEEEKGEGRHVCPHCGERCASAREFKAHPCFQQVKVLYLCTDCGKGFTNHYGLKQHQRVHTGEKPYTCPHCNKSFSYNGQLTVHLRTHTGEKPYLCTHCGESFRQSGDLKRHERKHTGVRPYSCSECCKSFSRPQSLKAHQMLHLGQKMFKCTQCGKSFSRSYHLRRHHQKMHS; via the exons ATGTCGGGTACAAATAACGACGTGGAGTGGGttgaaaccacagaagaagttGTTATAACCGACGATGGCTCCCCATCAGACAACAACCTGGCAG TGATAGCAGACCTGGAGTCGGTAAAAACACCCATCCAAAGGTTGTTGGACAGTGTGGGACAAGTGGATAACTTTGAGGCAGATGGTGGATTTT ATTGTGAAGAGTGTCTGGGTCTCTTCCAGAACCAGAGTATTTCTCCAGACATCACTGGTCCATCCTTCATTCTTGACTTTCCAGCTAGCATGGGCATCCCCCAGAGGGCCCTCCTCACTCTGCCCTATGGCCTGGTGATAGGTAGATCTAGTATTCCCAATGCAGGAGTTGGGGTTTTAAATAATGGCCCAGTAGTGTCTCCTGGAATGCACTTCGGACCATATGAAGGGGAAGTTACTGCAAAGGAAAATGCATTGACAAGTCATTTCTCCTGGGAG ATTTACAAAGGGGAGGACACATATGAGTACATTGACGGCGTGAGAGAATCACACTCAAACTGGATGAG ATATGTCACTTGTGCCCGTAACAAAGAAGAATCAAATTTGTTAGCAGTTGAATACAATAGCATCGTCTTGTTTCACTGCTCTCGCACCATAAACCCTGGGGATGAACTCCTGGTGTGGCCGAGCAGCAAACTTCTGGCCCATTTTACTGACATTTGGTCCCAAGTGTGGTTTAGTCGGGCGAATGGAACAG GGAGTGATTCAACCCCAACAGCTCCGGTCTTCCTGTGCCCCCACTGCCAGCTGCCCTTCACCACAGAGGCATTCCTTCAGCGGCACATCGAGAGCCTCCACCCTCAGACGACCTCGGACAGTTCCACACCCCCCGATGATGCGGCACAAATGCCTGGCGTTGACTCTGCTAAATCCCTGGTGGTGTTAACGATTGACCCTGCCGGCGCCAACACCTGTGATGACTGCGGCAAGTTTTTCAAGCAGattcctcacctcaggagacaCAAGCTGTGTGTGCACTCCAACAAACGGCCCTACTGCTGCCCCCAGTGCAGGCGGAGTTTCAGCCAGGCGTCTGGCTTGATCAGACACCAGACGGTtcacaggaagcaggtggcacCCAAAGACACAGATGTAGCAGAGCAAAACGCAGGAACCAATGAAGAGGAGGACGGCGTGACACCGAGGACAGAAAGTGAGGATGCACCCGAGGAAGGAAAAGAGGTCAGTGAGAACAAGAGTCTACTTGGAGACGTACAGTTAACTGGCACGGTGGACacttcagcagcagaagcatCATTGACGTGGTTGGATTGCTCAGACTGTGGTAAGACCTTCAGCAGTAACGCGTCCCTCAGGAGGCACAAGGTGGCCGTGCACGAGAGGTTACGGCCGTACGCCTGCGCCATGTGTCGCAAGTGCTTCAGGCAATACAGCGACCTGATGAGACATTTGCAACATCACCAAAAGCAAAGCCAAGATGGAGACAACGGAGAGCTGCCTCCTGGGACCATAGCCGACACACAGCTTAGCTGCGAGGATTGTTCACTCACGTTTCCTTCTGGAGatgatctgcagcagcacctcagTGAGCATCACTCCGAGGAGATCGCGGTGGAGCCGCAGGATGACGTGAGCGGCGATCCAGACTTTAAGCTGAAGCCCTCCGGTGCGAGATCCACCGAATCCTTCCAAAGACACCCTGCACAGCGGCCACAGAGGCTCCGAGCCCGGTCTAGAATTTCCGCCGTAACCAAGCTCATCGCTCCAAAGCGGAGGGTGGTCATCTGCAAAAAGCCCGCTGCTCCAGCTGAGCTCGAACCCACGCAGTCGGACGCGTCCACCCCGAGAAGGTGGTtcagctgcagccgctgcaaTCGAACGTGTGCGGACCCGGCCGAGCTGGAAGCCCACAAGTGCATGTTGAGACAGCACAAGTGCGGCCAGTGCGGGGCGACCTTCATGAAACCGGGCTTCCTGAAGCGACACCAGCAGACCGTGCACGAGGCTCTGGCCAACATCAGCTGCGAGCGCTGCAACAAAGTCTTCATGACGCCGGGCAGCCTCAGGCAGCATCAGAAGAGCAACGCCTGCGTCAAGTACCACTGCGCGTCCGAGCTCTTCTCCTGCACCTTCTGTCAGTTCTCCTTCACCATGAAGAGCTACCTGCTCAAGCACATCAAGAGGCACCACCCCGCCGAGCGCGCGGCGCCCGGCGAGTCCGACGGCGCcgtggaggaagagaagggggaaGGCCGGCACGTGTGCCCCCACTGCGGCGAGCGCTGCGCAAGCGCCAGAGAGTTCAAGGCTCACCCGTGCTTCCAGCAGGTGAAGGTGCTCTACCTGTGCACGGACTGCGGCAAAGGATTCACAAACCATTACGGCCTGAAGCAGCACCAGCGCGTGCACACGGGCGAGAAGCCGTACACGTGCCCCCACTGCAACAAAAGCTTCTCGTATAACGGCCAGCTCACCGTGCACCTGAGGACTCACACGGGGGAGAAGCCCTACCTGTGCACCCACTGTGGGGAGAGCTTTCGCCAGTCCGGAGACCTGAAGCGGCACGAGAGGAAGCACACGGGGGTGAGGCCCTACAGCTGCTCCGAGTGTTGCAAGAGCTTCAGCCGGCCGCAGAGCCTGAAAGCCCACCAGATGCTCCACCTGGGgcagaaaatgtttaaatgcaCCCAGTGTGGGAAGAGCTTTTCCCGCAGCTACCACCTCAGGAGGCACCATCAGAAGATGCACTCGTAG
- the LOC101063632 gene encoding neurabin-2-like — protein MMKTESTSKSTGSGSTLRSPSPHRNAYEAGMQALKPVKDNAANGDLQEGPRGRRYGSNVHRIKNMFQQMQSTSPADAEGEEAAKNAEKSVRLSLPRAGSLNENVDHSALLKLGSTVSERVNKFDPKPENGQQRASSPSYSKLQETRRIFEQQERQQQEKLSTTRVLLKADKAASFQDGRLDMVARFNGSTESLDSLDTSEAVSPTVSQLSAVFERAAELRNNLHRLSSTPPLPSRGVSAKVGVLNSRIITKRVSAFAAGKEEEGNNQRGQQGSTRAPRGKLSPPSDSINGAQRADQHFSTADELEIEQIEKTVSDAGVEAKVEVAPKKLSGTTLQNDPQVSVENGEATGEKRGSPKGQGGHGYYEEDAVSRDAERVEDRTLREDQSELESLDISTYSAAGEDYGGSQVDEDEEDEDEDEDDDRYDPESSCVEIVGLPVEEEPPPSRKIRFSTEPIKVFATYPNEDYDRRNEDVDPMAASAEYELEKRVERLDLFPVELEKDGDGLGISIIGMGAGADMGLEKLGIFVKTVTDGGAAFRDGRILVNDLIVEVDGTSLVGVTQSFAASVLRNTSGTVKFVIGREKPGEQSEVAQLIQQTLEQERWQREMMEQRYNQYMDEQEGGEYGTDEEEDEDEEVSPSYPSAIEVFDLAENEDLSPLETDPEKLAHKYKELQIKHAVTQAEIQQLKRKLHHAEQEKQRWRMDKAQLEQTLQENKERMEKLEGYWMEAQSLCKAVDEHLKETQSQYQALERKYSKAKRLIKEYQQKEIEYLKKETQRCAQVGAEASALTDESGELQEQVADLESRMEELKSEPL, from the exons ATGATGAAGACGGAATCCACCTCCAAGAGCACCGGCTCTGGTTCTACGCTCCGGAGCCCATCTCCGCACAGGAACGCGTACGAGGCGGGGATGCAGGCCCTGAAGCCAGTCAAAGACAATGCTGCAAACGGGGACCTGCAGGAGGGCCCCCGGGGGCGCAGGTACGGCTCCAACGTGCACCGTATCAAGAACATGTTTCAGCAGATGCAGAGCACGTCCCCAGCCGAtgcagagggggaggaagcGGCTAAAAACGCCGAGAAATCGGTGCGCCTCTCCCTCCCCAGAGCAGGGAGCCTGAATGAAAACGTGGACCACAGCGCGCTGCTGAAGCTCGGCTCCACCGTGTCCGAGCGCGTTAACAAATTCGACCCCAAACCGGAAAACGGCCAGCAGCGGGCCTCGTCGCCCAGCTACTCCAAGCTGCAGGAGACCCGGCGAATCTTTGAGCAGCAGGagcgacagcagcaggaaaagctgtCCACCACCAGGGTTCTGCTGAAGGCAGACAAGGCCGCTAGCTTCCAGGATGGCAGGCTGGACATGGTGGCGCGTTTCAACGGCAGCACGGAGTCACTGGACAGCCTGGACACCAGCGAGGCCGTGTCCCCCACGGTCAGTCAGCTCAGTGCCGTGTTCGAACGCGCTGCAGAACTCCGGAACAACCTCCACCGCCTTTCCTCCACCCCACCACTCCCATCCAGGGGTGTCAGCGCCAAGGTGGGTGTGTTGAACTCCAGGATAATCACAAAGAGAGTTAGTGCCTTTGCAGCTGGCAAGGAGGAAGAGGGTAACAATCAGAGAGGCCAACAGGGGTCTACAAGGGCCCCCAGGGGAAAGCTGAGTCCCCCATCTGACAGCATTAACGGAGCTCAACGTGCCGACCAACATTTCAGCACAGCAGATGAGCTAGAAATAGAACAGATAGAAAAGACAGTTTCGGATGCGGGCGTGGAGGCAAAAGTCGAGGTCGCACCCAAGAAGCTGAGCGGCACCACGCTGCAAAATGACCCCCAGGTCTCTGTGGAGAACGGAGAAGCCACCGGTGAGAAGCGGGGCTCTCCAAAGGGCCAGGGGGGGCACGGGTATTACGAGGAGGACGCGGTGTCCAGAGATGCCGAGAGGGTGGAGGACAGGACGCTCAGAGAGGACCAGTCTGAACTGGAGTCCCTGGATATCAGTACCTACAGTGCGGCGGGGGAGGACTACGGAGGGAGCCAGGTGGACGAAGACGAGGAAGACgaagacgaggacgaggacgacgacCGCTACGACCCCGAGTCCAGCTGCGTGGAGATCGTCGGTCTgccggtggaggaggagccgcCCCCTTCCAGGAAGATCCGCTTCAGCACGGAGCCCATCAAG gtgttcGCCACGTACCCGAACGAGGACTACGACAGGCGCAACGAAGATGTGGACCCCATGGCGGCGTCGGCTGAGTACGAGCTGGAGAAGAGGGTGGAGAGGCTGGACCTGTTCCCCGTGGAGCTAGAGAAAG ATGGTGACGGGCTGGGCATCAGTATTATTGGGATGGGCGCGGGGGCCGACATGGGCCTGGAGAAGCTGGGCATCTTTGTGAAGACCGTCACAGATGGAGGCGCAGCCTTCCGAGATGGCAG GATCCTGGTGAATGATCTGATCGTGGAGGTGGACGGTACCAGTTTGGTGGGCGTCACTCAGAGTTTCGCCGCCTCTGTTCTCCGCAACACCTCCGGAACCGTCAA GTTTGTGATCGGACGGGAGAAGCCGGGCGAGCAGAGCGAGGTGGCCCAGCTCATCCAGCAGACGCTGGAGCAGGAGCGCTGGCAGAGGGAGATGATGGAGCAGCGCTACAACCAGTACATGGACGAGCAAGAG GGTGGTGAGTACGGGacggatgaagaggaggacgaggacgaagaAGTCAGTCCATCTTATCCCAGCGCCATCGAGGTGTTTGATCTGGCAGAGAACGAGGACTTGTCCCCTCTAGAGACGGACCCTGAGAAACTGGCCCATAAGTACAAAGAG CTCCAGATCAAGCACGCTGTGACCCAGGCTGAGATCCAGCAGCTGAAACGAAAG CTGCACCACGctgagcaggagaagcagcgcTGGCGTATGGACAAAGCTCAGCTGGAGCAGACCCTGCAGGAGAACAAGGAGCGCATGGAGAAGCTGGAGGGCTACTGGATGGAGGCGCAGAGCCTGTGCAAGGCGGTGGACGAGCACCTGAAAGAGACCCAGTCGCAATATCAAGCCCTGGAGCGCAAGTACAGCAAAGCCAAGCGTCTGATCAAAGAATATCAGCAGAA GGAAATCGAATACCTGAAGAAGGAGACCCAGCGTTGCGCACAGGTCGGAGCTGAAGCTTCGGCCCTGACAGATGAGTCTGGAGAGCTGCAAGAGCAG GTGGCAGACCTGGAGAGCAGGATGGAAGAGCTGAAATCTGAACCTTTATAG